The segment tgcaaaaCATTAACACACCAAGGGTCTAAACTGTAAAGTACTCTGAATCGGGTGTTATAGTCTTTCATACAGGCGATATTGTACCACCATAGTCTTTTATGGTACCACCATACTCCTTCATGTAAAAGTCACAAAGATAAGCTAACATAGATATCAGCACTGATTAACcaacatagtatagtgagaagactcacttgaaTCACAAAGTTGAATCTCTATTACTTGAAGTTCCAAATAACCAACTATATGAACTTCCTAAAACAAACAAGGGCTAAACCCTCAGTCTACAGCTCAAATAGTTAATATGGTTAAAAAGTCAATGGTCCATTTAAAGTCAATGCTTAACGACCCTTCGCATCGCGACCAACTCATAGACCGTCACGCTATCACTAAACGCCAAAAGAGTCGCAATTGGCCTTCGCAGCCCGTGTCGTGGCACCCAAGGAACTGCAATGTGATTCACGTCCaaccaacttaatccattaagctcttaatccttaatttcagagctccaaagctcatatcAAAATCGACTAATGTTATGCATGgctaaagtttctaactttatccctTTCTTAAGCTTAAAATTCCTAGATCTAGATCTAAATTTCCAAAAAGACGAAAGCTTTATGCATGGCTTGAAATTAGTGACAAGATTACAACTTTATGGGACCAAAAGGTTTAGAAATCACTCATAGCTTAAGCAATGGTTCTGCAGTTTCTCAAGCTCTAAGAATTGTCCTCAAATGATCAAATAAGGGCTTCTACGCATGCACAATCAACTAGAGAGTAgaaaaggtatgaactttatacctttcaaatgTATTGGAAGACGCTTAGAAACCTAGATCCCAATAACAACAATCTCAACAAGCAGTGAAATGGCCACCTTCTTCCTCTAAATGACCACAAAGGCTCAAATTTTCACTCGAACACAAAGATACACACCCACAAGGGATAGGGTTTATGTTTCTAAGAGCAGGAGATTGCAAGGATACAACAGTTTTTGTGACGGGTCTGCACTACCTTAATGCCAATTTCAAGTAAACAGAAcgacatatgattatatatatatatatatatatatatatatatatatatatatatatatatatatatatatatatatatatgaaaaaactaTAAACTATGTTTAACAAGCATTTGAAGCCTTCAAGAAGCATCGACACATAATAGACAATCTGATACATCCACGATATAATGAAAATGTTGCAGGTACTATGTATACATGTATCATTTTACACTATGATTCCGAAGGACGAGAGGAAAGAAATATGTATTTACGTAGAAAACATATATATCTCGTCAACTGTGACACCTATAAAACGTAGTACCCAAAAGCCAATTGAAATAAGAAGGGAATTACATGACAATGAGAAACATCATGACGTTCACAACGATTTGACATAATATATATGGAAATTTAATCATATCGATCTCGAACACCGAAATTTTTTTCTTATTGAAGTCCttgttttagtatttttttttttttttttcatttcgtgtctatttttaattttaatttcatGTGAGGCTTTTAAAGTTGATTGTAtggtttttaattttaatgtaatttttttcttaaaaaaatttagttaatgtttttcaattttaatgtaatgactttttaattattttaattcatgtttttctaattttaatgaaatatttgttttaaaaaaatgaaaaaaataaataaatgttggaGTCACCACACTCCACAGTCCACACCGCACTCATAGGCAAAAGCATGAGGGATTCTATGTGGCATCGATGCAAATGTGACAGCTAGAATTTTCAACAACtataaacaaataaatagaaTGCTAAAAGGATAACATATATACTGGTCTAAAGTCTAAACATTCGAGGTTTCAATACAGCAAACATATCTCAACTtggaaaaacaaaaacaaaaacaaaaacaaaaaaacaagggCATTTCTCACAGACATGACAATTGACATGaggtcttttttttttcttttttttcctttAGGGTTGTTGAAAAAAAAGAATCAAATTACAAAGTAAAGAAAATGTAAGAAAGACTTCCAAAGCAAGTAAGTATATAATGAAGAAGATGAATATGGAACAACAATTAAGGTAAGGTAAGGCAAGGAGTGTGTCAAGTCCAAGGGTCATCCCAGCCATTAGGACCCCCACTCTTGAGAAATTGCATTATTGCCTGGACAGCTTCATCAGTTCTATTCGATAAAGAATGGTTTCCCCATTCTATCTCAACTTTCTCCGCACCCCCCAGTGCTCTACATAATCTGCATGCATGCATTTATTTTACTACTCAGTcacatatcacacacacacagagattgTAATGAAATGACTTGTGtgaatgaacaaaaaaaaaaagatggaagGAAGGAACATTTATTATTTGGAGAAGTTAATAATAAGTAAGGACTTGCCTTTGTGCTAATGCTTTCTTGTCAACATAATCCGGTACATACTCATCAGCCATAGAAAATATTACCTGCACAATCCAATTACATTTTAACCTGAATTTCTTGTTATGGGAaatgaaaagaagaaaataaatttgtaaaaaaaaaaaaaaaaaagtacctGGGAAGGTGTGTTACACATGTGACCAAGTCTCTGTTTGAGTTGGTCATCACTGAGATCAGAACTGAACATGTCATCATCCCCCATGTATGCACAAAGGGAGTGAAATCTGCACGTTCATtcataaatcataaatcataaatcataaaacataatctccCCCCACTTTaagaattagttttttttttttttttttgtatatatcttATTATCATCAAAAGTAACATTAATTCATATTTATAGTACAATAAAGTGACTCATACATTTTCCAATCTTTATTAGTGACATTATATAACTCATAGACTTCAGTATGAAAACCAAATTATTTCTAAATGACGAAATAGCATAGACTTTAGGCACACTAGAATAAAtataaagatttaaaaaaaaaaaaaaaaaaaaaaaatggtgaCCTATAAGCAGTTATTGGGGTATCTGGATTTGCTTCCCTGGGCATCAAGTCTGATCCTCGGCCTTCAGCTATTAGTTTTGAAGCCAAATCAATCATTCCAGCAGTTTCAGGGAGAGTTGCTCTGAATTCCCGATCACTAACTGGAGCCTGAATTAATCATCAAACTCACATAataatacatattttttttttttttggaaaataatacaGCTAGCTACATTTTTCAATAATTTCAACTACCTGTAAAATAGCAGCACGGACAGCTCTGGAGCATGCTGCATTGGTACGCATATAATGAACAATATCCTAGTATTACAGAATTTATTATAtacaaaaaattataataatctctatttatttatttattgtatgTACAATATGCAAATGCAAGTTCATAGAAAACAAAAGCAAAGCACTTACTTGACAGCCTGTACTATGCCCAAGCAGCACCACCCCCTCCGAATCTTCTTTGTTTATTAAGTAATTGATCAACTGATCAAGCTCCGAGGCATCCTTCCAACCAAAACAGGATCAGATTTAATAACAAGGCTATTTTCGTCTTTTAACAGAAACAGAAAGGATGGAATTgaaatgaataatgaataatGAATTCTGAATTCCATTTCCACCCTCGCCTAGGAATCAGGAGGATTGCAAAAGAGTTGAGGTTCAAAATTACTGTATTGTTTCAACTTTTGAGGGTAGGTATTGTAAAAGATCACTACTATTAATTACAATTCTTTGGCTCTTTTAATGCTaaatatcaatttaaaataacttCATAAAACGAAACGTAAAGTTATTAAAAGTATCAATGGTTTAGAGGCTCTTCCTAGAATTGGTgttgtttaaaaaataaaaatactaatAAGTTTAAAAGGCCTAAGTGAAGGGTGACTACCTCTTTCAAGCTGGAGATGCCATATCCACTATAAGAAGATGAAAGCAAAAACTGAACCAGTGACCATTTTTCTTTATCCAAAGCAATTGCAAGTGGCTCCAAATAACTGTTcgtttaaaattaattatatgCATGTTTCAGAATAGGTTTTTACCCAATAAATctacaaatgcaagaaatagcaatgtacttttatcgATTTATCTTTTTTATATACCAACTCTTCAATTGTTTCACTTTCACAATGTTGTTTGTAATGAGTTTATTCAATTCATTATCGTAATAGCATGAAAAAGATAAaaagtatatgtatatatactctATGATATTTTCTTAAACAGGTATATATACTTACTCTGTAGCCAAAAATCCGTCTGTCAATCCACCAATAAAAACGACTTGTTGTTTATAATCACCAGTTTTAAATGCAACCTGCATCAAAGGCAAAGTATATGACTAAATCATATGTAGCATCTATTATCATGCCAATGTTATAACCTATAGTTGTGCTCACAACTTCAAATGGTGGAAAGAATAATATTTAGTAAATTTGGAACATGTTGTTTGTAGATTAAGTCAATCCCATAATCAAGGAATTTGATTTGAAATGATTTCTGGAACCAATTAATATATGTTTGTTATGAAGGAATGGAACCACATATGAATGGAGTGAATAGAGTAATGGAATGAGCAAGGTAATGAAATGGGTCATTACTTCCATTCTCATGTTTGGCTTGGCTTTAATCAAGATAATATATATGCCAAAATATGTTACATAATAACAtaattcatgctcatttgaaatagTACCAATTTTATTCCTATTAAGAACAAAAGATTAGGGCATCCTGGTTTTGCTAATCTTAAAAGGTTTTTCCATACTTTCTTTCATGGAATGAATTGTTCTGAGTTTCATTGTGGAGTTCCCTTGTAGCCCTAGTTTTGCTTAGCCAGCTTTCCTACTTTAATTCTCATGTAGTCTTATTAATATGTAACTTCTTAAAAGTAGGAAACCAACTTTTCTGCTCATAGTTCTTATAACAACTTCAAAAAAATTATGAATGATTAACCAAGAGATCTTCTCGGTTATAAGAAGAAATTGTCATTGCTTGCTCTGCGCAATTACTTTTATCTTCAAGTTCCATGAATAATGCAGGACTAACTAACACAACTGCATCTGAAGTAGATCGACAGAAACCATGGGCTGAATTACATTGCACGCGGAAATTGACTAGAAAGAGAACAATCTAATCATCTCTATTAGCAACTATTATCAACTTAAATCATCAAATGCAATTAAAATCTGAAGATCAGAAAGATTTTATAGAATTGGAGAGGAGCAAAAACGAATATCGATGTATTCTCAATCACCTATATTTCCAAATCTCGAAACGATTATATAAATTGAATTCAAAATTAAGTACCAACCACAGCTCGACTTCTAAAAACTAAGATATAGCAAAAGAGTGAGAATATTCAATTTAATTATCCCATACCTGAACAGGCTTAGAACCGTACTTGAACATGATACCACGAAACTGATTCTTGCGATTGATTGGGCCGACGGTGCCGCCCCCACCGCCGGTAACGGCAGATTTGATAGCCATTGTAGAACTGTTTGACTTGCGGCCACGTACAATGCCGGAAAACCAAGAAGATGATCCTGATGTAGAAGAAGATGCAAGAGGAGACGAAGACGAGGTGTTGGGGTTCATATTAACATCGATGCTACATAATTCACGTTACTTAATTAATAAATTCTAGGGTTCTCAGAAGTCAGAACTATCTCAATGACAGTTATGTAGATGCCAGAAACGAGTGAGGTGCAACTAATGTGAATTCAAGGTTTTGGATGATACGATTTAGAATTGGGAAATGACTTGGtaattacctttttttttttttttttttttttttttttttttttttttttttttggggggggggggggggggggcgtgcAAGGGTTGAACTCAAACCGAACCCAAACCGAGGATGATCGGTTTATGAAAATTTGAACCCAAACCGAAACTCAAACCAATGGGTTCGGTTTATCGGTTTACGGTTTTAAACTTTGGTTTCATGGTTTGGTTTCAGTTTTATAATTCAAACCAAACCTCAAACTTATTTCTTAATCCTATCTCAACTCATCAACTATATAATGGTGAGGATATGTGATATTTAGATATCCCAAACGATGTGGGACTCAATCAAGGTTAGGGATAATAGAATGAAAGAGGGTGGCCAAGTTATATAGAAGAGAATAATGGTTGAGTTTCAGTAATAGGGCGATGTGGGATGTAGTTAACTCGTTTCCAAAATAAATCACGAAAAAGGACGCTAGGAAGTTTCAAACCTGCACCGTTTCCTACAATCGCCCAACGCGCTAACCACTAGAGCAACGCTTCTGCTTGTGTTTATAAACCAAGGACtacgtatatatacatatataactcacaaaatacatataatatatgAAATTCGGTTCGGTCTGGTTTCTTTCGGTTTTACCAAACCCAAACCGAaaatttcggtttttgaaaattctaaacccaaaccgtcggtttatgcttcggtttcggttttgtcggtttttcggtttccgTGTTCGGTTTTGCTCACccgtaattttttttgtttttttttgtttatggcaacttttactttatttttaggaAAATGACTTGTAAAATGATTTGTGAACCATGTTCAAAATATACTATTgactaatttttataaaaataccatTAATATGTGTTTCGTGTACACATTTTACCATTGGCAACTGCATACAAGAGGTAATCTTagtattttgaaattaaaaataaaaaaacaggtAATGTGGAAGTTGGGTATGTATACGTGGCTATTACACCAACATCTGCCTTACTAATGGACCTTAGGGCACGATTTCTTCGTTCTTCAAAACTGTTGCAAGATTTCTCTCATGGCTTCCTTCTCTACGCACAACTTCAACTCGAGATTGAAGAAACCCATGTCATAATCGAAACTTGATTTTGCAAATCCTTGTGATTGTGGCTACTCTTCTCGTATTTGGACTTCAACGACCAAAGATAATCCTAGAAGAGAGTTTAGGTTTTGCCCTAATTCAACAGTATGTGGGGTTTAATCCATATCTAGTAAGGTTTTTTTTCACTAATTTTCGTATTATTTGTTTTAGGATAACctagaaattaaatgcaaattctGGGAATGGGTTAATGAAGAAGATACTGCCAACAAGAAGAAAAGAGATGAAGTGGGGGCACAATCCTGTGAAGTGAGGATTGCCATTATGGACCATGATTTCAATATTTACAACAAGAagacaaatgaaaattttgataagATGAGTAGGAAAATTAGTAGTCTCAAAAGTTATGTAATTGTGTTGTTTATGTTGTTTGTAGTGTCACTTTTAAGGGCATAAATGTCAAATTGTAAGTGGATCAAATTTAATGAAAAGTTAGCATGTCCTTTTTTGTTGAATTGACAATTTGAATCTTATGGTTGAATATGATTTATGGGaataaatgtgaaaaattatagTTGGATGTGATGTCGATTCCAACACCTGTAGGCTGCAAATCATGAGTGTAAAATGAGTGTGCTTTGCATAATTTTACCCCTGTTTAGTGGATTTCATCCAATAATTCAAGATGAGAAACCACTTACCAAATGATGTAGCATGTGCAATCCATAATAGTGTGAAGGGCATAATAGTAAAAAAGAAGGAATCCTATGTAAAAGCAACATTGAATAATGTAGATTCTATTTAAAGGGCAATAACAAACAAAAGCATAGTTTTTAATGTGCAGATTTACATCAACTTTAAAATACCAAAAGACAAAAGCATAGTGTT is part of the Lactuca sativa cultivar Salinas chromosome 7, Lsat_Salinas_v11, whole genome shotgun sequence genome and harbors:
- the LOC111895119 gene encoding UPF0613 protein PB24D3.06c, which translates into the protein MNPNTSSSSPLASSSTSGSSSWFSGIVRGRKSNSSTMAIKSAVTGGGGGTVGPINRKNQFRGIMFKYGSKPVQVAFKTGDYKQQVVFIGGLTDGFLATDYLEPLAIALDKEKWSLVQFLLSSSYSGYGISSLKEDASELDQLINYLINKEDSEGVVLLGHSTGCQDIVHYMRTNAACSRAVRAAILQAPVSDREFRATLPETAGMIDLASKLIAEGRGSDLMPREANPDTPITAYRFHSLCAYMGDDDMFSSDLSDDQLKQRLGHMCNTPSQVIFSMADEYVPDYVDKKALAQRLCRALGGAEKVEIEWGNHSLSNRTDEAVQAIMQFLKSGGPNGWDDPWT